A single region of the Desmonostoc muscorum LEGE 12446 genome encodes:
- a CDS encoding putative Ig domain-containing protein has product MSPVFHHNSTAMIGRVVCRDANVNEYQQLVASVGLTNTLVVFDNRVPDIDILYSALQPDAFSYTLTSEDDALLAIAQLLAQTGAKYLAIVAHGEPGTVFIGAQPLNQEALQVQSALLQKWGVEEIALYSCEVAKGDRGWQFVQQLSELTGANIAASSTKLGNLDLGGNWDLDVSTGTITSPLAFTLEAIATYPSILPTGDLDPTFGSGGIVSTRIYGYNDWIYQVKIQADGKIVAGGHTYNGNDHDFALVRYNRDGTIDNTFGNSGKVITDLSGSSTDIANGIALQSDGKILAAGYTLANSNFSNYNFALVRYNSDGTLDNSFGIEGKVITDFNQSSSDNGNAITIQNDGKILVTGYTTGFGFLDFGLARYNADGTLDATFGNNGKTFANFSGYGAYGQAIALQDDGKIFVTGYVSIGDGNDNFALARFNPDGSLDTTFGSSGQIITDFNGKNDSSFSVAIQDDNKILVIGTTSNGTVNEFALSRYNPDGSLDTAFGTNGKVITQVSTPNAYNFDDFAASVTVQSNGKILVAGGAYDSNFGSASNFALVRYNSDGSLDSTFGNGGRVVTNTGYGAGSSVVLQSDGNILVAGGAGREFTLVRYLGDPLPVNRPPIVVTNTNDSGVGSLRGAIDAANSNPGTDTIIFNIATSDPGYNTSTGTYTINLLSALPTITDAIILDGTSQAGFAGSPIIELNGANAGNVMGLVIEADNSTIKGLVINRFEQGFGIFLLGNGNNTIQGNFIGTDVTGTLGLGNAVGIYSLSSNNIIGGITAAARNLISGNNNGGNGSGIFIGNSQENQILGNYIGTDITGTSALGNGYGISIYDASTGNIIGGTVPGARNIISGNQLGVYIQEGGKNQILGNYIGTDVTGTLALGNNNGIRVNDSPNNIIGGLTASERNVISSNVVGVYVINANSTNNQIVGNYIGTDTTGTVALANSDGVDISSAPSNNVRNNVISGNSIGVTIAGSTATGNQIQGNWIGTANDGVSPLGNQFFGVGLQSSASNNTIGGTGTGEGNVIAFNWQGGVYTYNASTGNGILSNLIFSNSGLGIDLGLNGVTRNDLGDGDTGSNQLQNFPVLTSAMSGNGTTVIAGTLNSIPNSIFRIEFFANSRLDSTGYGEGQTYLGFVSTITDGLGNANFSINLATSVSVGHFITATATDADNNTSEFSQGFTVRQPNSTPTDLSLSATSVNENVEANTVIGTLNTIGTDAGNTHTYNLVSGIGSSDNASFSIVNGNQLRLNVSPDYETKPIYSIRVRTTDQEGLNYEEALTISVNNLNEAPTVANSIANQTAIEDVLFNYTIPSNAFADPDGDVLAYTAILADGSVLPNWLTFNPTTRILSGTPDNTDLAPLNIKVTATDPSGVGVSQLFQVAVEPTDDPTVINAPAQQTINEDTSLIFRSAAGNAITLNDADAGNSLLQVSLYVTNYSGSGTPGYLYLGDTSGLSYVSEDSTSFTGTLAAINAALEGLSFYPSSDYNGTANLQVMVSNPVTLSSSSNTISILVNPVNDAPNLHLGIAPTVNEDEPFSFSFFQASDPDERYSGTVPITYSAKLADASDLPDWISFDPNSRTFSGTLTNANVGTLNIEVTASDGEDSSSEVFTLTIASVNDAPIVQNQIPAQFVLEDSLFTFTIPENTFTDADGDTLTYTAIKADGSALPDWLNFDAATRTFSGTPPQDAGMPSITVTASDGQVSTSTTFPISVINVNDAPQLISEIPDQAIAQNNSFSLYFGDYFSDPDSGIIYTAKLEDGSPLPNWLTFMDSSIVGTPGNSDVGTLNIRVTAADNQYEVSNVFTLTITDVNDAPTAVVLSNTITELAENTAIGEGIKVADIAITDDALGTNALSLDGADKDNFEIRGNSLYYTGTSPDFETQSSYAVKVIATDAELNVSVSQSFTLSITDVNEIPVDTTPPDAPAIAPITADNIVNSSEKTAGVSVSGTAEANSIIKVIWGNTSLEATADADGNWSRLFSSNQIPSDGDTIISATATDAAGNISIAGVRSVLIDTIAITPSISPIGGTDNIVSLVAGDAKVTGTAESGSIVTLKSNNTVLGTTTALSNGTWAYTLTSANITAIGQGVNKSISATATDTAVNTSVSSASETFAVDTIAPNAPAISSITDNVGSIIGSIANGASTDDTTPTFVIGLTGTNAVAGNTVRLFNGSTQIAAQVLTSSHITAKSVSITPTALAQGDYSITATITDAAGNQSVGSTARTFTLDTTAPVAPTINQVTTDNIVNNAERNAGVILFGNAEANSTVSVKWGSTTLTTTADENGNWSRVFTTAQIPTTGSTTITATAKDAAGNTSIAGTRTVLIDTIANTPSLSLVSDSGRSTTDKITNSGAVKLTGLESNATWEYSTDNGQNWLNGSRTSFTLTGDGVKAVVVRQTDLAGNTSTSTPNPFTFTLDTTAPAAPTINQVTTDNIVNNAERNAGVILSGSAEANSTVSVKWGNTTLTTTADESGNWSRAFTTAQIPTTGSTTITATAKDAAGNTSIAGSGTVVIDTIANTPTLSLVSDSGRSTTDKITNSGAVKLTGLESGATWEYSTDDGQNWLNGAGTSFTLTGDGVKAVVVRQTDLAGNTSTSTPNPFTFTLDTTAPVAPIINGFNNVSGTLTIIGTAEVGNTVAVFRDSTSLGTAVANSNSTWNFNTTNITSGSFSITARATDVAGNIGSFSAASNVIAGTSANNTLNGTVNNDVIVGYAGNDTLNAGAGDDILLGGDGHDFLLGGDGNDFLVGGAGNDTLTGGNGKEQFVYKAISDGGTIGDTITDFNPSQDQLVLTDLFRSLNYSGSAPISDGYLQFSQVGANALVQIDQDGLAGVATLTTLATLNNVSTGSLMIGSNVLV; this is encoded by the coding sequence GTGTCTCCAGTATTTCACCATAATTCCACGGCAATGATCGGTAGGGTTGTTTGTAGAGATGCCAACGTTAATGAGTATCAACAACTGGTTGCTAGTGTTGGTCTTACTAACACCCTTGTTGTCTTCGATAACCGTGTGCCAGATATAGACATACTTTACAGTGCGCTACAGCCAGATGCTTTTAGTTATACCCTAACTTCTGAAGATGATGCTTTATTGGCGATCGCACAATTACTAGCACAAACAGGCGCAAAGTATTTGGCAATTGTGGCGCATGGCGAACCAGGAACAGTATTCATTGGCGCACAGCCATTAAACCAAGAAGCGCTTCAGGTACAGTCGGCGTTGTTACAGAAGTGGGGCGTTGAGGAAATTGCGCTTTATAGCTGTGAGGTAGCAAAAGGCGATCGCGGCTGGCAGTTTGTGCAGCAATTGAGCGAGTTGACTGGGGCAAACATCGCCGCTTCTTCCACTAAATTAGGCAACCTGGACTTGGGCGGTAATTGGGATCTTGATGTTTCTACTGGAACAATCACGTCACCTCTCGCGTTTACTCTCGAAGCGATCGCCACCTATCCCTCCATTCTGCCAACCGGAGATTTAGATCCTACCTTTGGCTCTGGAGGGATCGTAAGTACTAGGATTTATGGTTACAATGACTGGATTTATCAAGTAAAAATACAGGCGGATGGCAAAATTGTTGCTGGAGGTCATACTTATAATGGCAATGATCATGATTTTGCCTTAGTTCGCTACAACCGTGATGGTACTATAGACAATACTTTTGGCAACTCGGGGAAAGTGATTACTGACCTTAGTGGTTCCTCTACTGATATTGCCAATGGCATTGCTTTACAAAGCGACGGTAAAATCCTTGCTGCTGGTTACACACTGGCTAATAGTAATTTCTCCAACTATAACTTTGCTTTAGTCCGTTATAACTCGGATGGTACCCTTGATAACTCCTTTGGGATTGAGGGCAAAGTCATTACTGACTTCAATCAATCAAGTTCTGATAATGGCAATGCTATTACTATTCAAAATGACGGCAAAATCCTTGTTACAGGTTACACTACGGGGTTTGGTTTTCTTGACTTTGGGCTAGCCCGCTATAACGCTGATGGTACCTTAGATGCAACTTTTGGCAATAATGGTAAAACATTTGCTAATTTCAGTGGGTATGGAGCTTACGGTCAAGCAATTGCCCTACAAGATGATGGCAAGATTTTTGTAACGGGTTATGTCTCAATTGGAGACGGTAATGATAATTTTGCTCTCGCCCGCTTTAACCCTGATGGAAGCCTTGATACAACTTTTGGCTCAAGTGGACAAATTATCACTGACTTCAATGGAAAAAACGATTCTAGCTTCAGTGTTGCTATCCAAGATGACAATAAAATCCTGGTTATAGGCACAACTTCTAATGGTACGGTCAACGAATTTGCACTATCACGCTACAACCCTGACGGCTCTCTTGATACGGCTTTTGGTACAAACGGCAAAGTTATCACACAAGTTAGTACTCCTAATGCCTATAACTTCGACGATTTTGCTGCGAGTGTAACTGTACAGTCCAACGGTAAAATCCTTGTTGCAGGAGGAGCATATGATAGCAACTTCGGGTCTGCCTCTAACTTTGCCTTAGTACGGTATAACTCTGATGGTTCTCTTGATAGTACGTTTGGCAATGGAGGAAGGGTTGTTACCAATACGGGTTATGGTGCCGGAAGCAGCGTTGTTTTACAAAGTGATGGCAACATTTTAGTGGCAGGAGGCGCTGGCCGGGAATTTACTCTGGTTCGTTACTTAGGCGATCCTTTGCCTGTCAACAGACCGCCAATTGTGGTTACGAACACTAATGATAGTGGTGTCGGTAGTCTTCGTGGAGCTATTGATGCTGCTAACAGCAATCCTGGGACAGACACTATTATCTTCAATATTGCAACCTCTGATCCAGGTTATAACACCAGCACAGGTACTTATACCATTAACCTACTTTCTGCTTTGCCAACCATAACAGATGCGATTATTCTCGACGGTACTAGTCAAGCTGGCTTTGCAGGTAGTCCCATCATTGAACTAAATGGTGCAAATGCTGGAAATGTGATGGGGTTAGTAATTGAAGCAGATAATAGTACTATCAAAGGTTTGGTAATCAATCGTTTTGAGCAGGGTTTTGGAATCTTTTTATTAGGCAATGGCAATAATACAATTCAAGGTAACTTCATTGGCACTGATGTTACTGGAACACTTGGTCTTGGAAATGCTGTAGGTATTTATTCTCTATCAAGCAACAATATTATCGGTGGTATAACTGCTGCTGCGCGTAATCTAATTTCTGGTAACAATAATGGCGGTAATGGTAGCGGTATCTTTATTGGTAACTCTCAGGAAAACCAGATTTTAGGAAACTATATTGGTACGGATATTACAGGTACTTCAGCGTTAGGAAATGGTTATGGTATAAGCATTTATGATGCTAGTACTGGCAATATTATTGGTGGTACAGTACCCGGTGCTAGGAATATCATCTCTGGCAATCAATTAGGAGTTTATATACAAGAAGGTGGCAAGAATCAGATTTTAGGAAACTATATTGGTACGGATGTCACAGGTACTTTAGCGCTAGGAAATAATAATGGTATCAGGGTAAATGATTCTCCGAATAATATCATTGGCGGACTCACAGCTTCAGAGCGGAATGTTATCTCTAGTAATGTAGTGGGTGTGTATGTTATTAATGCAAACAGCACCAATAACCAAATTGTCGGAAACTACATTGGCACAGATACAACCGGAACAGTTGCGCTGGCAAATTCAGATGGTGTTGACATTAGTTCCGCACCCAGTAATAACGTTCGTAACAATGTTATTTCTGGCAATAGTATTGGTGTTACTATTGCTGGCTCAACCGCAACAGGAAACCAAATTCAAGGAAACTGGATTGGTACAGCAAACGATGGTGTCAGCCCATTAGGAAACCAGTTTTTTGGGGTAGGGCTTCAGTCATCCGCCAGCAACAATACAATTGGTGGTACTGGAACAGGAGAAGGCAATGTCATTGCTTTTAATTGGCAAGGTGGCGTATATACCTACAATGCTAGCACTGGTAATGGAATCTTATCAAATCTTATCTTCTCCAATTCTGGCTTAGGAATTGACCTAGGCCTCAACGGTGTTACCCGTAATGATTTGGGAGATGGAGACACTGGCTCCAATCAGCTTCAAAACTTCCCAGTGCTTACCTCTGCAATGTCGGGTAATGGCACAACGGTGATCGCTGGTACTCTCAATAGCATCCCCAACAGCATCTTTAGGATCGAGTTTTTTGCCAATAGCAGATTAGATTCTACTGGTTATGGTGAAGGACAAACCTACTTGGGTTTTGTAAGCACTATAACTGATGGACTGGGTAATGCTAACTTTAGCATCAACCTAGCCACCTCGGTTTCTGTAGGCCACTTTATCACAGCAACGGCAACTGATGCTGACAACAACACGTCGGAATTTTCTCAAGGTTTTACCGTTAGACAACCGAACAGTACCCCAACAGATCTAAGCCTCAGTGCGACCAGTGTGAATGAAAATGTTGAAGCTAATACCGTCATCGGTACTCTCAACACCATTGGTACTGACGCAGGCAACACCCACACTTACAATCTCGTTTCCGGTATTGGCAGCAGTGATAACGCTTCCTTCAGCATTGTCAACGGCAACCAGCTACGTCTCAATGTCTCCCCTGACTACGAAACTAAGCCAATCTATAGCATCCGAGTCCGCACCACTGACCAGGAGGGATTGAACTATGAAGAAGCCTTGACTATTAGTGTCAATAACCTCAACGAAGCCCCCACCGTTGCCAACTCAATCGCAAATCAAACGGCGATTGAAGATGTGCTTTTCAATTACACCATTCCCAGCAATGCATTTGCCGATCCCGATGGTGATGTGCTGGCTTATACAGCAATTCTGGCAGATGGCAGCGTACTACCAAATTGGCTCACGTTCAATCCCACAACTCGCATCCTTAGTGGCACCCCAGATAATACTGATCTAGCACCCCTTAATATCAAAGTCACTGCCACTGATCCATCTGGTGTTGGGGTATCTCAACTGTTTCAAGTTGCTGTTGAGCCGACGGATGATCCAACGGTAATTAATGCACCAGCTCAACAGACAATTAACGAAGATACTTCCCTAATCTTTAGGAGCGCAGCCGGTAACGCGATTACGCTCAACGATGCAGATGCAGGAAATTCCCTGTTGCAAGTATCTCTATATGTCACAAACTATTCTGGTTCTGGCACTCCAGGTTATCTCTACTTGGGCGATACCAGTGGATTGAGCTATGTTTCCGAAGACAGTACATCTTTCACGGGAACGCTTGCAGCGATCAATGCTGCACTCGAAGGCCTAAGCTTCTATCCCAGTAGCGATTACAATGGCACTGCGAATCTACAAGTAATGGTGTCTAATCCAGTCACTCTATCATCGAGCAGTAATACTATTTCAATTCTGGTCAATCCAGTAAACGATGCGCCTAACCTCCATCTGGGTATTGCGCCAACGGTGAATGAAGATGAGCCTTTTAGTTTCTCCTTCTTCCAAGCCTCCGATCCAGACGAACGCTACTCTGGCACAGTTCCGATTACCTATAGTGCTAAACTTGCTGATGCTTCTGACTTGCCAGACTGGATTAGTTTTGACCCCAATAGCCGCACCTTCAGTGGCACGCTAACCAATGCCAATGTTGGCACCCTTAACATAGAAGTCACCGCTTCTGATGGGGAAGACTCCTCCAGTGAAGTTTTTACCCTGACCATTGCTAGCGTCAACGATGCACCAATAGTACAAAACCAGATTCCGGCTCAATTTGTCTTAGAAGATTCTCTGTTCACATTCACCATCCCGGAAAACACTTTCACTGATGCAGACGGGGATACACTCACATATACTGCTATCAAAGCTGACGGTTCTGCACTTCCTGATTGGCTTAACTTCGATGCTGCGACTCGTACCTTTAGCGGCACACCTCCTCAGGATGCAGGTATGCCTAGCATCACCGTTACGGCTTCCGATGGGCAGGTTTCTACCAGTACAACGTTTCCTATCTCGGTTATTAACGTCAATGATGCACCCCAACTGATCAGCGAAATTCCAGATCAGGCGATCGCACAAAACAACTCATTCTCTCTTTACTTTGGTGATTATTTTTCTGATCCCGACAGTGGCATAATCTACACTGCCAAACTTGAAGATGGCAGTCCTCTGCCTAATTGGCTCACGTTTATGGACAGTAGCATTGTCGGTACACCTGGCAATAGCGATGTAGGCACACTCAACATCAGAGTCACAGCCGCCGATAATCAATATGAAGTGAGCAATGTCTTTACCCTAACGATTACTGATGTCAACGATGCACCGACGGCAGTAGTGCTTTCCAATACAATTACTGAATTGGCAGAAAACACTGCTATCGGTGAGGGCATAAAAGTGGCGGACATTGCTATCACGGATGATGCTCTAGGTACGAACGCCCTTTCACTGGATGGTGCTGACAAAGATAATTTCGAGATCCGTGGCAACAGTCTCTACTACACTGGTACTAGCCCTGACTTCGAGACTCAATCTAGCTACGCGGTCAAAGTCATTGCCACAGATGCAGAACTCAATGTCTCAGTTAGCCAATCCTTCACCCTCAGCATCACGGATGTTAACGAAATTCCTGTTGACACCACACCACCAGATGCTCCTGCGATCGCCCCAATCACAGCAGACAATATCGTCAACAGTAGCGAGAAAACCGCAGGGGTCAGTGTTTCCGGTACAGCTGAAGCTAATAGCATCATCAAGGTGATCTGGGGTAACACCTCTTTAGAAGCCACCGCAGATGCAGACGGAAACTGGAGTCGTTTGTTTAGCAGCAATCAGATTCCATCTGATGGTGATACAATCATCAGCGCTACGGCAACTGATGCTGCGGGTAACATCAGCATTGCTGGTGTGCGATCGGTTCTCATCGACACCATTGCCATAACTCCAAGCATCAGCCCCATTGGAGGAACAGACAATATTGTCAGCTTGGTAGCAGGCGATGCTAAAGTTACCGGAACAGCAGAATCGGGTAGTATTGTGACCTTGAAATCAAATAATACGGTTTTAGGCACAACAACTGCTCTCAGCAATGGTACCTGGGCTTATACACTAACCTCAGCAAATATTACTGCGATCGGACAAGGTGTTAATAAGAGCATTAGTGCCACAGCAACTGATACAGCAGTAAATACCAGTGTTTCCTCAGCATCTGAGACATTTGCCGTCGATACGATCGCGCCTAATGCCCCAGCAATTAGCAGCATTACAGATAACGTCGGTTCGATTATCGGCAGCATTGCCAATGGCGCAAGTACCGATGACACTACTCCAACCTTTGTCATCGGTTTGACTGGCACCAACGCTGTTGCTGGTAATACTGTCAGGCTCTTTAATGGCTCTACTCAAATTGCTGCTCAGGTTCTCACCAGTTCTCACATCACAGCAAAAAGCGTCTCCATTACACCTACAGCATTAGCCCAGGGCGATTACTCGATCACCGCAACTATTACTGATGCGGCTGGCAACCAGAGTGTTGGTTCCACAGCCCGCACCTTCACCCTAGATACTACTGCTCCTGTTGCACCCACAATCAATCAAGTAACAACTGACAATATCGTCAACAATGCAGAGAGAAATGCCGGGGTGATTCTCTTTGGGAATGCGGAAGCAAATAGCACAGTCAGCGTCAAATGGGGAAGTACAACCCTGACAACGACAGCAGATGAGAATGGAAACTGGAGCCGTGTCTTTACTACTGCTCAAATTCCTACAACTGGAAGTACCACGATTACAGCCACAGCCAAGGATGCGGCCGGGAACACCAGCATTGCTGGCACTCGTACAGTGCTGATTGACACAATTGCAAATACGCCAAGCTTATCACTGGTAAGTGATTCGGGTCGCTCAACTACCGACAAAATCACCAACTCTGGTGCGGTGAAACTTACTGGACTCGAAAGCAATGCAACCTGGGAGTACAGTACTGACAACGGTCAAAACTGGCTCAACGGTTCTAGGACAAGCTTTACACTCACAGGCGATGGCGTTAAGGCTGTTGTTGTGCGTCAAACAGACTTAGCCGGGAATACCTCAACCTCAACTCCCAACCCATTCACCTTCACCCTAGATACTACTGCTCCTGCTGCGCCTACAATCAATCAAGTAACAACTGACAATATCGTCAACAATGCAGAGAGAAATGCCGGGGTGATTCTTTCTGGGAGTGCAGAGGCAAATAGCACAGTCAGCGTCAAATGGGGAAATACAACCCTGACAACGACAGCAGATGAGAGTGGAAACTGGAGTCGTGCCTTTACTACTGCCCAAATTCCCACAACTGGCAGTACCACAATTACAGCCACAGCCAAGGATGCCGCCGGGAACACCAGCATTGCTGGCAGTGGTACAGTAGTCATTGATACAATTGCAAATACGCCCACCTTATCACTAGTCAGTGATTCGGGTCGCTCAACTACCGACAAAATCACCAACTCTGGTGCGGTGAAACTGACCGGACTCGAAAGCGGTGCAACCTGGGAATACAGTACTGACGATGGTCAAAACTGGCTCAACGGTGCTGGAACAAGTTTTACACTCACAGGCGATGGCGTTAAGGCTGTTGTTGTGCGTCAAACAGACTTAGCTGGGAATACCTCAACCTCAACTCCCAACCCATTCACCTTCACCCTAGATACTACTGCTCCTGTTGCACCCATCATCAATGGATTCAACAATGTTAGCGGCACATTAACCATCATAGGTACAGCCGAAGTAGGTAACACTGTTGCTGTCTTCAGGGACAGTACTTCTCTAGGCACAGCTGTTGCTAATAGCAATAGCACTTGGAATTTCAACACAACTAATATTACCAGTGGAAGCTTTAGCATCACTGCCAGGGCTACGGATGTAGCAGGCAATATCGGCTCTTTCTCTGCTGCGTCCAACGTTATTGCTGGCACTTCAGCAAACAATACCCTCAATGGAACTGTCAATAATGATGTTATTGTCGGCTATGCTGGCAACGATACCCTTAATGCTGGTGCAGGTGATGATATTCTATTGGGTGGGGACGGCCATGACTTCCTCCTTGGTGGAGATGGTAATGATTTCCTAGTTGGTGGCGCTGGTAATGACACCCTCACAGGCGGTAATGGTAAGGAGCAATTTGTTTACAAAGCAATTAGCGATGGGGGAACCATTGGCGATACCATTACTGACTTCAATCCCAGTCAGGATCAGCTTGTGTTGACTGATCTATTCCGTAGTTTGAATTACTCTGGGAGCGCTCCAATCAGCGATGGCTACCTACAGTTTAGCCAAGTTGGTGCCAATGCCCTAGTTCAGATTGATCAAGATGGGCTGGCAGGTGTAGCTACCTTAACTACGCTGGCAACATTAAACAACGTCAGTACAGGAAGTTTAATGATCGGTAGTAACGTTCTAGTATAG
- a CDS encoding cupin domain-containing protein yields MKGLLVEYPPGGSTPAHTHAASAFIYATVLEGAIRSKINDHPEQVYHAGENFFELPGDHHLKSANASDTQPLRLLAVFIVDTNEENLTTLEDE; encoded by the coding sequence GTGAAAGGCTTGCTGGTCGAATATCCGCCAGGTGGCTCAACACCTGCACATACCCATGCAGCCTCGGCTTTTATCTATGCAACAGTTCTGGAAGGTGCAATTCGTAGCAAAATCAATGATCATCCAGAGCAGGTGTATCACGCTGGTGAGAACTTTTTTGAACTACCTGGCGATCATCATCTCAAGAGCGCAAATGCCAGTGATACTCAACCCCTGCGCTTGCTAGCCGTCTTTATCGTCGATACCAATGAAGAGAACCTGACCACACTGGAAGACGAGTAA
- a CDS encoding NF041680 family putative transposase translates to MKSALLKEFRQAAYSYLGRAHDATFELMDAILLTRNAYSLADLSLSPVFRRKWPSIYEALQDSRPQRQKLMQLYIKQMPQQGRPLLAGDHTAWSRPDAVTLIERTIEHTSVTITGNKPITVGQGYSTIAWIPEDSGSWALPLRHERITSWENPIQKATWQLQQVCEHLPTRPITVWDSEYGCAPFVLKTTNIKADILVRLRSNLCLWGAPPPYSGKGRPRKHGDKFKLNDPSTWSEANESIEVNHPKLGRVKVSLWKNLHFRQTATRPMSLIRVERLDAEGNLRISKPLWLAWVGEEMLPLSQVWQLYLRRFTVDHWYRFLKQRLHWTLPKLSSPKQSEHWSDLMPLMTWELWLARDIVADNPLPWQKSLDNLTPGRVAQAMGSIFAVIGTPARSPKPRGKSPGWKPGKPRQRRIRYPIVKKTTTKPRKKHPESA, encoded by the coding sequence ATGAAAAGTGCCTTACTAAAAGAATTTCGTCAAGCAGCGTACAGCTATTTAGGTAGAGCGCATGATGCAACTTTTGAACTGATGGATGCAATATTACTGACGCGGAATGCCTACAGTTTGGCAGATTTATCGCTATCGCCAGTATTTAGAAGAAAGTGGCCAAGTATTTATGAAGCGTTACAAGATAGCAGACCACAGCGACAAAAATTGATGCAGTTATACATCAAACAGATGCCACAACAGGGTCGTCCGTTGTTGGCAGGCGACCACACTGCCTGGTCGCGCCCGGATGCGGTAACTCTTATTGAGAGGACAATTGAACACACCAGTGTTACCATAACCGGAAACAAACCAATTACCGTTGGTCAGGGATATAGTACCATTGCTTGGATACCAGAGGATTCTGGCAGTTGGGCGTTACCGTTGAGGCATGAGCGAATTACCAGTTGGGAAAATCCGATACAAAAGGCAACGTGGCAATTACAGCAAGTGTGTGAACATTTACCAACTAGACCAATTACAGTTTGGGATAGTGAGTATGGCTGCGCCCCTTTTGTGTTGAAGACGACTAATATCAAAGCGGACATTCTGGTACGTTTGCGTTCAAATCTTTGTTTATGGGGCGCACCACCACCATATTCTGGTAAAGGGCGACCCAGGAAACATGGTGATAAATTTAAACTCAATGATCCTTCTACATGGAGTGAAGCCAATGAGAGTATAGAAGTCAACCATCCTAAACTGGGACGGGTGAAGGTGAGCTTGTGGAAAAATTTACACTTTCGTCAAACGGCGACACGCCCAATGTCGCTGATTCGAGTTGAGCGTCTAGATGCAGAAGGCAACCTACGTATATCAAAACCTTTGTGGTTGGCTTGGGTAGGAGAGGAAATGCTTCCACTATCTCAAGTTTGGCAACTCTACCTCCGACGTTTTACTGTTGACCACTGGTATCGTTTTTTGAAGCAACGCTTGCACTGGACATTGCCTAAGTTGAGTAGTCCCAAGCAATCTGAGCATTGGAGTGACCTCATGCCTCTGATGACTTGGGAATTGTGGTTGGCTCGTGATATCGTTGCTGATAACCCTTTACCTTGGCAAAAATCATTAGACAATTTGACTCCTGGGAGAGTTGCTCAAGCGATGGGGAGTATTTTTGCGGTGATTGGTACTCCTGCCCGTTCGCCTAAACCTCGCGGAAAGTCTCCAGGCTGGAAACCAGGAAAACCACGACAACGTAGAATTCGCTATCCGATAGTCAAAAAAACTACAACTAAGCCTCGCAAAAAGCATCCAGAATCTGCTTAG
- a CDS encoding IS630 family transposase — MIFLREINPLSLKLLERIYRQSRYHQVRQRAHFLILANQGVELQELMKIFNVSYKTIYNWINRWESSGMVGLYNKLGRGRKRIFKPEQEAKIREWAKLEPRQLKKTLQKIKSEWDIEVSTETIKRILRNFYMTWHRMRRDVGGEPDPIEYKEKSAQLTEFKRLEDEGKINLYYLDETGFCLIPSVPYGWQDIGEYLTITSRRSARLNVLGIMNRNNHLEAYVSFQSINSDVIIACIDTFFPQVDKPTVIVVDQSSIHTSDMIIDKVEEWQERGITIFQLPSYSPELNLIEILWRFIKYQWLEIDAYKNWQTFVASVENILREFGKNYVINFV; from the coding sequence ATGATTTTTTTGAGAGAAATCAATCCTCTTTCTTTGAAACTACTGGAGCGAATATATCGCCAAAGCAGATATCATCAGGTGCGCCAAAGAGCACATTTCTTAATTTTAGCTAATCAAGGAGTAGAGTTACAAGAATTAATGAAAATATTTAATGTTAGTTATAAGACTATCTATAACTGGATAAATCGTTGGGAATCATCAGGGATGGTTGGACTTTATAATAAACTAGGAAGAGGTAGAAAACGAATATTTAAACCAGAACAAGAAGCAAAAATTAGAGAGTGGGCGAAACTTGAACCAAGACAATTAAAAAAGACGCTACAAAAAATTAAATCAGAATGGGATATTGAAGTTAGCACTGAAACTATTAAAAGAATATTAAGAAATTTTTATATGACTTGGCATCGAATGCGACGAGATGTTGGAGGAGAGCCAGATCCTATAGAATACAAGGAAAAATCTGCACAGTTAACAGAGTTTAAACGATTAGAAGACGAAGGTAAAATTAACTTATATTACTTAGACGAAACCGGATTTTGTTTAATTCCTTCTGTTCCTTATGGATGGCAAGATATCGGAGAGTACTTAACTATTACTAGTCGCCGTAGTGCGCGCCTAAATGTTTTAGGAATCATGAATCGAAATAATCACCTTGAAGCTTATGTCTCTTTTCAAAGTATCAATTCAGATGTGATTATTGCTTGCATTGATACTTTCTTTCCCCAAGTAGATAAACCGACGGTAATTGTTGTTGATCAATCCTCTATTCATACCAGTGATATGATTATTGATAAAGTTGAAGAATGGCAAGAACGTGGCATTACCATCTTTCAATTACCTTCCTATTCACCAGAGCTAAATTTGATTGAAATTTTGTGGCGGTTTATTAAGTATCAATGGCTCGAAATAGATGCTTACAAAAATTGGCAAACCTTTGTCGCATCTGTCGAAAATATTCTCCGAGAATTTGGTAAAAACTATGTAATTAATTTTGTTTAG